GTGCCAGCACCTGGATAACCACCATAGGCTGGTGACACACTGGACACTGCTCCCAGGGGTGATCGCGGTTGTGGGGAGAATCGTGCTCTGCCCCGCCCGCCATTACGGATGGCGCATCCTTCTCTGGGAATTGCTCACGACAGTGCGCCAGCTTGGGCCGTTGGGTGCTGGCATACAGCCCCCAGGCTCTGACCGTATGGACACCCGGCAGTGGCACGTGCTCACTCCAGCGGTGGAGAAACTCCGTGACGCTCAACGTCAACTTCGCC
Above is a genomic segment from Deltaproteobacteria bacterium containing:
- a CDS encoding transposase, giving the protein AKLTLSVTEFLHRWSEHVPLPGVHTVRAWGLYASTQRPKLAHCREQFPEKDAPSVMAGGAEHDSPHNRDHPWEQCPVCHQPMVVIQVLARGGAPPPQLARAEAA